The genome window CGACGTGCTGACAGCCATGCCATCGATCGTCGTCGGTGTGGTCGCCTACGTGCTGATCGTGCAGCGCGCCCAGCAGTTCTCGGCGCTGGCCGGCTCGATCGCACTGATGGTGCTGATGGTACCGGTCGTGACCCGAACGACTGAGGAGATCCTGCGGCTGGTGCCGGGGAGTGTCCGCGAGGCGGCTATGGCGCTGGGTGTCCCGAAGTGGCGCTTCACGCTGAACGTCGTCATCCCGATGGGGCTGAGCGGCATCGTGACCGGCATCCTGCTGGCGTTCGCTCGCGCGATGGGCGAGACGGCACCGCTGCTCGTCACCGTGCTCGGCAACAACAACCTGACCTTCGACATCTTCGGCCCGATGCAGGCGCTACCGCTGATCGCCTATCGCTACACAGAACAGCCATTCGAGGTGCTCAATCAGCAGGCGTGGGGCGCGGCGCTGATCCTTGTCGCCATCGTGCTCTTCGCCAACGTCATGGTGCGCCTGGCGACGCGCCGGACCACTGGTGGTCGCTAAGGAGGACCGTATGACAGCAACAGCAGTTCAAACATCAGCAACGCACACTGCGGCGAGCGCGACCGCCCACCTGGAGCTTCGCGGCCTGGCCCCGTTTTATGGTCCCAAGCTCGCGGTGCGCCCGGTGACGCTCGACATCAAGCGCCAGAAGATCACCTCGATCATCGGGCCGTCCGGCACCGGCAAGAGTACGCTGCTGCGCTCGCTCAACCGGCTGCACGAGACGATCCCCGGCGCGCGTGCCGAGGGCAGCGCGCTGCTCGATGGCGAGGACATTTACGACCGGCGGGTTGATCCGGCGCAGGTTCGGCGACGGATCGGCATGGTCTTTCAGCAGCCGAACCCGCTGCGGGCGCGCACGATCGCCGGAAACGTCTCGATGGGTCTGCAGCTCGATGGCATCTCGCGC of Thermomicrobiales bacterium contains these proteins:
- the pstA gene encoding phosphate ABC transporter permease PstA is translated as MAATHAPRQSLLEASGSQRRKITSKILVGMTGAATLIALVPLLLIISYVVVQGFQSLNFDFFTQTFKPVTLGSAPTSAGGVLHAIVGSLLIVGIALLMAVPVGVMAGIYLAEYPGTSASNVIRFSTDVLTAMPSIVVGVVAYVLIVQRAQQFSALAGSIALMVLMVPVVTRTTEEILRLVPGSVREAAMALGVPKWRFTLNVVIPMGLSGIVTGILLAFARAMGETAPLLVTVLGNNNLTFDIFGPMQALPLIAYRYTEQPFEVLNQQAWGAALILVAIVLFANVMVRLATRRTTGGR